The Papaver somniferum cultivar HN1 chromosome 3, ASM357369v1, whole genome shotgun sequence genome includes a region encoding these proteins:
- the LOC113362113 gene encoding trafficking protein particle complex subunit 6B-like produces MVKEVAESCVESVMMEMVSAYCNRFYANKPELAARRIEAIGYQVGHQLSERYTMERPRFTDHLDAIKFICKDFWSELFKKQIDNLKTNHRGTFVLQDNRFRWLTRMSIDPVPVIVTDSSQDPSSMGTTENKAGQATSMHLYFPCGLIRGALSNLGIPCAVSADMSNLPACSFVIRIKV; encoded by the exons ATGGTGAAGGAAGTAGCAGAGAGTTGTGTCGAGAgtgtaatgatggagatggtatCTGCTTACTGCAATCGTTTCTATGCTAATAAACCTGAACTCGCTGCTCGGAGAATCGAAGCTATTGGTTACCAAGTTGGTCACCAACTCTCCGAAAG GTATACCATGGAAAGACCTAGATTCACTGATCATTTAGATGCAATCAAGTTTATATGTAAGGATTTCTGGTCTGAGCTTTTCAAGAAACAGATCGACAACTTGAAGACCAATCATAGA GGTACTTTTGTTTTGCAAGATAATAGGTTTAGGTGGCTCACGCGCATGTCGATTGATCCAGTGCCTGTAATCGTTACGGATTCTTCTCAAGATCCTTCTTCCATGGGCACAACTGAGAATAAGGCAGGACAAGCTACGAGTATGCATCTCTACTTTCCATGTGGGTTGATAAGGGGAGCGCTTTCGAATTTGGGAATTCCTTGTGCAGTTTCTGCAGACATGTCTAATCTTCCTGCAT gtTCATTTGTCATCCGTATAAAGGTGTAG